A genomic region of Streptosporangium lutulentum contains the following coding sequences:
- the rpsT gene encoding 30S ribosomal protein S20: protein MANIKSQIKRNRQNEKARLRNKAVKSSLKTAVRKFREAADQGNADEAVVLMRAASRQLDKAASKGVIHKNQAANRKSAIAQRIAELSAAK, encoded by the coding sequence GTGGCGAACATCAAGTCCCAGATCAAGCGCAACCGGCAGAACGAGAAGGCCCGGCTGCGTAACAAGGCTGTCAAGTCGTCTCTCAAGACGGCTGTCCGTAAGTTCCGCGAGGCCGCCGACCAGGGCAACGCCGACGAGGCCGTTGTGCTGATGCGCGCCGCCTCTCGCCAGCTGGACAAGGCCGCCAGCAAGGGCGTCATCCACAAAAACCAGGCTGCCAACCGCAAGTCGGCGATCGCCCAGCGCATCGCCGAACTGTCGGCCGCCAAGTAA